In Sphaeramia orbicularis chromosome 14, fSphaOr1.1, whole genome shotgun sequence, the following are encoded in one genomic region:
- the LOC115432694 gene encoding histone acetyltransferase KAT5 isoform X2 — translation MTKMADNSASVEIVEGCRLPVLRKNQENEDEWPLAEILSVKEVSARKLYYVHYIDFNKRLDEWVTSDRLDMKKLQFPKKEAKTPTKNGLPGSRPSSPEREVKSLDLNVQPTATATTTATAPSRGKTLPTPKRKVEPVPLAPQVSPVTPVPSLPSSAEASQAAVYPAARETSTFKSREDHEQLTSLTTQNGTARRLIPSQPGRKRKANCGGTDEMIKVLQYNNPQSASVYLPPPEDSQDSSDGIPSAPRMTGSLVSDRSHDDIVTRMKNIECIELGRHRLKPWYFSPYPQELTALPILYLCEFCLKYLKSLKCLQRHLTKCNLRHPPGNEIYRKGTISFFEIDGRKNKTYSQNLCLIAKCFLDHKTLYYDTDPFLFYVMTEYDPKGFHIVGYFSKEKESTEDYNVACILTLPPYQRRGYGKLLIEFSYELSKVEGKTGTPEKPLSDLGLLSYRSYWSQTILEILMGLKPDNGERPQITINEISEITSVKKEDVISTLQYLNLINYYKGQYILTLSEDIVDGHERAMHKRHLRIDPKCLHFTPKDWSKRGKW, via the exons ATGACGAAAATGGCGGACAACTCAGCATCG GTTGAAATCGTCGAGGGCTGTCGCCTCCCCGTTCTTcgcaaaaatcaagaaaatgaagacGAATGGC CATTGGCTGAGATTCTAAGTGTGAAGGAAGTTTCTGCAAGAAAGCTTTACTATGTTCATTATATCGACT TTAATAAGCGCCTGGATGAGTGGGTCACATCGGACCGGCTGGACATGAAGAAGCTTCAGTTCCCTAAGAAAGAAGCTAAAACACCAACAAAAAATGGTCTTCCAGGCTCCCGCCCCAGCTCTCCAGAGAGAGAAGTG AAGAGTCTAGATCTCAACGTACAACCCACAGCCACAGCCACAACCACAGCCACAGCTCCTTCCAGAGGCAAAACCCTCCCCACACCG AAGAGGAAGGTAGAACCTGTCCCGTTGGCACCTCAGGTATCCCCCGTCACCCCTGTACCCTCCTTGCCGAGTTCAGCTGAAGCATCTCAGGCTGCCGTTTATCCTGCAGCAAGGGAGACCAGCACCTTCAAGTCCCGTGAAGACCATGAGCAGCTCACGTCACTCACAACG CAAAACGGTACTGCACGACGGCTCATTCCATCTCAGCCCGGGAGGAAGAGGAAAGCGAACTGTGGCGGCACCGATGAG ATGATAAAGGTTTTGCAGTATAACAACCCTCAAAGTGCCAGTGTCTATCTACCACCACCAGAG GATTCCCAGGACAGCTCTGATGGCATCCCATCTGCACCCCGCATGACGGGCAGTCTGGTGTCTGATCGTAGCCATGATGACATTGTCACCCGGATGAAAAATATAGAGTGTATAGAGCTGGGACGTCACAGACTGAAGCCGTGGTACTTTTCGCCGTACCCACAGGAACTCACCGCGTTGCCCATCCTCTACCTCTGCGAATTCTGCCTCAAGTACCTCAAAAGCCTCAAGTGTCTGCAGAGACATTTG ACAAAATGTAATCTAAGACATCCTCCAGGCAACGAGATCTACCGCAAAGGCACCATCTCATTCTTTGAGATTGACGGCAGGAAAAACAAA ACATATTCCCAGAACCTTTGTTTAATTGCAAAGTGTTTCCTGGACCACAAGACCTTGTACTATGACACAGACCCTTTCCTCTTCTACGTAATGACAGAATACGACCCCAAAGGCTTCCATATAGTGGGGTACTTCTCGAAG GAGAAGGAATCAACTGAAGATTATAATGTGGCCTGTATCCTTACCTTACCCCCATACCAGCGGAGAGGCTACGGAAAACTGCTCATTGAGTTCA GTTATGAGCTCTCCAAGGTAGAAGGAAAGACGGGCACTCCTGAAAAGCCACTTTCTGACCTTGGTCTTCTGTCCTATCGCTCCTACTGGTCCCAGACCATCTTGGAAATTCTCATGGGCCTTAAACCTGACAATGGGGAAAGGCCTCAGATAACCATTAA TGAGATCAGTGAAATCACTAGTGTAAAGAAAGAGGATGTTATTTCAACGCTGCAGTACCTCAACCTGATCAACTattacaag GGTCAGTACATCCTGACACTGTCAGAGGACATTGTGGATGGCCATGAAAGAGCGATGCACAAGAGACACCTGCGTATAGATCCAAAATGCCTTCACTTCACACCTAAAGACTGGAGCAAGAGGGGCAAAtggtag
- the LOC115432694 gene encoding histone acetyltransferase KAT5 isoform X1 gives MTKMADNSASVEIVEGCRLPVLRKNQENEDEWPLAEILSVKEVSARKLYYVHYIDFNKRLDEWVTSDRLDMKKLQFPKKEAKTPTKNGLPGSRPSSPEREVKKSLDLNVQPTATATTTATAPSRGKTLPTPKRKVEPVPLAPQVSPVTPVPSLPSSAEASQAAVYPAARETSTFKSREDHEQLTSLTTQNGTARRLIPSQPGRKRKANCGGTDEMIKVLQYNNPQSASVYLPPPEDSQDSSDGIPSAPRMTGSLVSDRSHDDIVTRMKNIECIELGRHRLKPWYFSPYPQELTALPILYLCEFCLKYLKSLKCLQRHLTKCNLRHPPGNEIYRKGTISFFEIDGRKNKTYSQNLCLIAKCFLDHKTLYYDTDPFLFYVMTEYDPKGFHIVGYFSKEKESTEDYNVACILTLPPYQRRGYGKLLIEFSYELSKVEGKTGTPEKPLSDLGLLSYRSYWSQTILEILMGLKPDNGERPQITINEISEITSVKKEDVISTLQYLNLINYYKGQYILTLSEDIVDGHERAMHKRHLRIDPKCLHFTPKDWSKRGKW, from the exons ATGACGAAAATGGCGGACAACTCAGCATCG GTTGAAATCGTCGAGGGCTGTCGCCTCCCCGTTCTTcgcaaaaatcaagaaaatgaagacGAATGGC CATTGGCTGAGATTCTAAGTGTGAAGGAAGTTTCTGCAAGAAAGCTTTACTATGTTCATTATATCGACT TTAATAAGCGCCTGGATGAGTGGGTCACATCGGACCGGCTGGACATGAAGAAGCTTCAGTTCCCTAAGAAAGAAGCTAAAACACCAACAAAAAATGGTCTTCCAGGCTCCCGCCCCAGCTCTCCAGAGAGAGAAGTG AAGAAGAGTCTAGATCTCAACGTACAACCCACAGCCACAGCCACAACCACAGCCACAGCTCCTTCCAGAGGCAAAACCCTCCCCACACCG AAGAGGAAGGTAGAACCTGTCCCGTTGGCACCTCAGGTATCCCCCGTCACCCCTGTACCCTCCTTGCCGAGTTCAGCTGAAGCATCTCAGGCTGCCGTTTATCCTGCAGCAAGGGAGACCAGCACCTTCAAGTCCCGTGAAGACCATGAGCAGCTCACGTCACTCACAACG CAAAACGGTACTGCACGACGGCTCATTCCATCTCAGCCCGGGAGGAAGAGGAAAGCGAACTGTGGCGGCACCGATGAG ATGATAAAGGTTTTGCAGTATAACAACCCTCAAAGTGCCAGTGTCTATCTACCACCACCAGAG GATTCCCAGGACAGCTCTGATGGCATCCCATCTGCACCCCGCATGACGGGCAGTCTGGTGTCTGATCGTAGCCATGATGACATTGTCACCCGGATGAAAAATATAGAGTGTATAGAGCTGGGACGTCACAGACTGAAGCCGTGGTACTTTTCGCCGTACCCACAGGAACTCACCGCGTTGCCCATCCTCTACCTCTGCGAATTCTGCCTCAAGTACCTCAAAAGCCTCAAGTGTCTGCAGAGACATTTG ACAAAATGTAATCTAAGACATCCTCCAGGCAACGAGATCTACCGCAAAGGCACCATCTCATTCTTTGAGATTGACGGCAGGAAAAACAAA ACATATTCCCAGAACCTTTGTTTAATTGCAAAGTGTTTCCTGGACCACAAGACCTTGTACTATGACACAGACCCTTTCCTCTTCTACGTAATGACAGAATACGACCCCAAAGGCTTCCATATAGTGGGGTACTTCTCGAAG GAGAAGGAATCAACTGAAGATTATAATGTGGCCTGTATCCTTACCTTACCCCCATACCAGCGGAGAGGCTACGGAAAACTGCTCATTGAGTTCA GTTATGAGCTCTCCAAGGTAGAAGGAAAGACGGGCACTCCTGAAAAGCCACTTTCTGACCTTGGTCTTCTGTCCTATCGCTCCTACTGGTCCCAGACCATCTTGGAAATTCTCATGGGCCTTAAACCTGACAATGGGGAAAGGCCTCAGATAACCATTAA TGAGATCAGTGAAATCACTAGTGTAAAGAAAGAGGATGTTATTTCAACGCTGCAGTACCTCAACCTGATCAACTattacaag GGTCAGTACATCCTGACACTGTCAGAGGACATTGTGGATGGCCATGAAAGAGCGATGCACAAGAGACACCTGCGTATAGATCCAAAATGCCTTCACTTCACACCTAAAGACTGGAGCAAGAGGGGCAAAtggtag
- the LOC115432694 gene encoding histone acetyltransferase KAT5 isoform X3 — MTKMADNSASVEIVEGCRLPVLRKNQENEDEWPLAEILSVKEVSARKLYYVHYIDFNKRLDEWVTSDRLDMKKLQFPKKEAKTPTKNGLPGSRPSSPEREVKKSLDLNVQPTATATTTATAPSRGKTLPTPKRKVEPVPLAPQVSPVTPVPSLPSSAEASQAAVYPAARETSTFKSREDHEQLTSLTTQNGTARRLIPSQPGRKRKANCGGTDEDSQDSSDGIPSAPRMTGSLVSDRSHDDIVTRMKNIECIELGRHRLKPWYFSPYPQELTALPILYLCEFCLKYLKSLKCLQRHLTKCNLRHPPGNEIYRKGTISFFEIDGRKNKTYSQNLCLIAKCFLDHKTLYYDTDPFLFYVMTEYDPKGFHIVGYFSKEKESTEDYNVACILTLPPYQRRGYGKLLIEFSYELSKVEGKTGTPEKPLSDLGLLSYRSYWSQTILEILMGLKPDNGERPQITINEISEITSVKKEDVISTLQYLNLINYYKGQYILTLSEDIVDGHERAMHKRHLRIDPKCLHFTPKDWSKRGKW; from the exons ATGACGAAAATGGCGGACAACTCAGCATCG GTTGAAATCGTCGAGGGCTGTCGCCTCCCCGTTCTTcgcaaaaatcaagaaaatgaagacGAATGGC CATTGGCTGAGATTCTAAGTGTGAAGGAAGTTTCTGCAAGAAAGCTTTACTATGTTCATTATATCGACT TTAATAAGCGCCTGGATGAGTGGGTCACATCGGACCGGCTGGACATGAAGAAGCTTCAGTTCCCTAAGAAAGAAGCTAAAACACCAACAAAAAATGGTCTTCCAGGCTCCCGCCCCAGCTCTCCAGAGAGAGAAGTG AAGAAGAGTCTAGATCTCAACGTACAACCCACAGCCACAGCCACAACCACAGCCACAGCTCCTTCCAGAGGCAAAACCCTCCCCACACCG AAGAGGAAGGTAGAACCTGTCCCGTTGGCACCTCAGGTATCCCCCGTCACCCCTGTACCCTCCTTGCCGAGTTCAGCTGAAGCATCTCAGGCTGCCGTTTATCCTGCAGCAAGGGAGACCAGCACCTTCAAGTCCCGTGAAGACCATGAGCAGCTCACGTCACTCACAACG CAAAACGGTACTGCACGACGGCTCATTCCATCTCAGCCCGGGAGGAAGAGGAAAGCGAACTGTGGCGGCACCGATGAG GATTCCCAGGACAGCTCTGATGGCATCCCATCTGCACCCCGCATGACGGGCAGTCTGGTGTCTGATCGTAGCCATGATGACATTGTCACCCGGATGAAAAATATAGAGTGTATAGAGCTGGGACGTCACAGACTGAAGCCGTGGTACTTTTCGCCGTACCCACAGGAACTCACCGCGTTGCCCATCCTCTACCTCTGCGAATTCTGCCTCAAGTACCTCAAAAGCCTCAAGTGTCTGCAGAGACATTTG ACAAAATGTAATCTAAGACATCCTCCAGGCAACGAGATCTACCGCAAAGGCACCATCTCATTCTTTGAGATTGACGGCAGGAAAAACAAA ACATATTCCCAGAACCTTTGTTTAATTGCAAAGTGTTTCCTGGACCACAAGACCTTGTACTATGACACAGACCCTTTCCTCTTCTACGTAATGACAGAATACGACCCCAAAGGCTTCCATATAGTGGGGTACTTCTCGAAG GAGAAGGAATCAACTGAAGATTATAATGTGGCCTGTATCCTTACCTTACCCCCATACCAGCGGAGAGGCTACGGAAAACTGCTCATTGAGTTCA GTTATGAGCTCTCCAAGGTAGAAGGAAAGACGGGCACTCCTGAAAAGCCACTTTCTGACCTTGGTCTTCTGTCCTATCGCTCCTACTGGTCCCAGACCATCTTGGAAATTCTCATGGGCCTTAAACCTGACAATGGGGAAAGGCCTCAGATAACCATTAA TGAGATCAGTGAAATCACTAGTGTAAAGAAAGAGGATGTTATTTCAACGCTGCAGTACCTCAACCTGATCAACTattacaag GGTCAGTACATCCTGACACTGTCAGAGGACATTGTGGATGGCCATGAAAGAGCGATGCACAAGAGACACCTGCGTATAGATCCAAAATGCCTTCACTTCACACCTAAAGACTGGAGCAAGAGGGGCAAAtggtag
- the LOC115432694 gene encoding histone acetyltransferase KAT5 isoform X4, whose translation MTKMADNSASVEIVEGCRLPVLRKNQENEDEWPLAEILSVKEVSARKLYYVHYIDFNKRLDEWVTSDRLDMKKLQFPKKEAKTPTKNGLPGSRPSSPEREVKRKVEPVPLAPQVSPVTPVPSLPSSAEASQAAVYPAARETSTFKSREDHEQLTSLTTQNGTARRLIPSQPGRKRKANCGGTDEMIKVLQYNNPQSASVYLPPPEDSQDSSDGIPSAPRMTGSLVSDRSHDDIVTRMKNIECIELGRHRLKPWYFSPYPQELTALPILYLCEFCLKYLKSLKCLQRHLTKCNLRHPPGNEIYRKGTISFFEIDGRKNKTYSQNLCLIAKCFLDHKTLYYDTDPFLFYVMTEYDPKGFHIVGYFSKEKESTEDYNVACILTLPPYQRRGYGKLLIEFSYELSKVEGKTGTPEKPLSDLGLLSYRSYWSQTILEILMGLKPDNGERPQITINEISEITSVKKEDVISTLQYLNLINYYKGQYILTLSEDIVDGHERAMHKRHLRIDPKCLHFTPKDWSKRGKW comes from the exons ATGACGAAAATGGCGGACAACTCAGCATCG GTTGAAATCGTCGAGGGCTGTCGCCTCCCCGTTCTTcgcaaaaatcaagaaaatgaagacGAATGGC CATTGGCTGAGATTCTAAGTGTGAAGGAAGTTTCTGCAAGAAAGCTTTACTATGTTCATTATATCGACT TTAATAAGCGCCTGGATGAGTGGGTCACATCGGACCGGCTGGACATGAAGAAGCTTCAGTTCCCTAAGAAAGAAGCTAAAACACCAACAAAAAATGGTCTTCCAGGCTCCCGCCCCAGCTCTCCAGAGAGAGAAGTG AAGAGGAAGGTAGAACCTGTCCCGTTGGCACCTCAGGTATCCCCCGTCACCCCTGTACCCTCCTTGCCGAGTTCAGCTGAAGCATCTCAGGCTGCCGTTTATCCTGCAGCAAGGGAGACCAGCACCTTCAAGTCCCGTGAAGACCATGAGCAGCTCACGTCACTCACAACG CAAAACGGTACTGCACGACGGCTCATTCCATCTCAGCCCGGGAGGAAGAGGAAAGCGAACTGTGGCGGCACCGATGAG ATGATAAAGGTTTTGCAGTATAACAACCCTCAAAGTGCCAGTGTCTATCTACCACCACCAGAG GATTCCCAGGACAGCTCTGATGGCATCCCATCTGCACCCCGCATGACGGGCAGTCTGGTGTCTGATCGTAGCCATGATGACATTGTCACCCGGATGAAAAATATAGAGTGTATAGAGCTGGGACGTCACAGACTGAAGCCGTGGTACTTTTCGCCGTACCCACAGGAACTCACCGCGTTGCCCATCCTCTACCTCTGCGAATTCTGCCTCAAGTACCTCAAAAGCCTCAAGTGTCTGCAGAGACATTTG ACAAAATGTAATCTAAGACATCCTCCAGGCAACGAGATCTACCGCAAAGGCACCATCTCATTCTTTGAGATTGACGGCAGGAAAAACAAA ACATATTCCCAGAACCTTTGTTTAATTGCAAAGTGTTTCCTGGACCACAAGACCTTGTACTATGACACAGACCCTTTCCTCTTCTACGTAATGACAGAATACGACCCCAAAGGCTTCCATATAGTGGGGTACTTCTCGAAG GAGAAGGAATCAACTGAAGATTATAATGTGGCCTGTATCCTTACCTTACCCCCATACCAGCGGAGAGGCTACGGAAAACTGCTCATTGAGTTCA GTTATGAGCTCTCCAAGGTAGAAGGAAAGACGGGCACTCCTGAAAAGCCACTTTCTGACCTTGGTCTTCTGTCCTATCGCTCCTACTGGTCCCAGACCATCTTGGAAATTCTCATGGGCCTTAAACCTGACAATGGGGAAAGGCCTCAGATAACCATTAA TGAGATCAGTGAAATCACTAGTGTAAAGAAAGAGGATGTTATTTCAACGCTGCAGTACCTCAACCTGATCAACTattacaag GGTCAGTACATCCTGACACTGTCAGAGGACATTGTGGATGGCCATGAAAGAGCGATGCACAAGAGACACCTGCGTATAGATCCAAAATGCCTTCACTTCACACCTAAAGACTGGAGCAAGAGGGGCAAAtggtag
- the LOC115432694 gene encoding histone acetyltransferase KAT5 isoform X5 → MTKMADNSASVEIVEGCRLPVLRKNQENEDEWPLAEILSVKEVSARKLYYVHYIDFNKRLDEWVTSDRLDMKKLQFPKKEAKTPTKNGLPGSRPSSPEREVKRKVEPVPLAPQVSPVTPVPSLPSSAEASQAAVYPAARETSTFKSREDHEQLTSLTTQNGTARRLIPSQPGRKRKANCGGTDEDSQDSSDGIPSAPRMTGSLVSDRSHDDIVTRMKNIECIELGRHRLKPWYFSPYPQELTALPILYLCEFCLKYLKSLKCLQRHLTKCNLRHPPGNEIYRKGTISFFEIDGRKNKTYSQNLCLIAKCFLDHKTLYYDTDPFLFYVMTEYDPKGFHIVGYFSKEKESTEDYNVACILTLPPYQRRGYGKLLIEFSYELSKVEGKTGTPEKPLSDLGLLSYRSYWSQTILEILMGLKPDNGERPQITINEISEITSVKKEDVISTLQYLNLINYYKGQYILTLSEDIVDGHERAMHKRHLRIDPKCLHFTPKDWSKRGKW, encoded by the exons ATGACGAAAATGGCGGACAACTCAGCATCG GTTGAAATCGTCGAGGGCTGTCGCCTCCCCGTTCTTcgcaaaaatcaagaaaatgaagacGAATGGC CATTGGCTGAGATTCTAAGTGTGAAGGAAGTTTCTGCAAGAAAGCTTTACTATGTTCATTATATCGACT TTAATAAGCGCCTGGATGAGTGGGTCACATCGGACCGGCTGGACATGAAGAAGCTTCAGTTCCCTAAGAAAGAAGCTAAAACACCAACAAAAAATGGTCTTCCAGGCTCCCGCCCCAGCTCTCCAGAGAGAGAAGTG AAGAGGAAGGTAGAACCTGTCCCGTTGGCACCTCAGGTATCCCCCGTCACCCCTGTACCCTCCTTGCCGAGTTCAGCTGAAGCATCTCAGGCTGCCGTTTATCCTGCAGCAAGGGAGACCAGCACCTTCAAGTCCCGTGAAGACCATGAGCAGCTCACGTCACTCACAACG CAAAACGGTACTGCACGACGGCTCATTCCATCTCAGCCCGGGAGGAAGAGGAAAGCGAACTGTGGCGGCACCGATGAG GATTCCCAGGACAGCTCTGATGGCATCCCATCTGCACCCCGCATGACGGGCAGTCTGGTGTCTGATCGTAGCCATGATGACATTGTCACCCGGATGAAAAATATAGAGTGTATAGAGCTGGGACGTCACAGACTGAAGCCGTGGTACTTTTCGCCGTACCCACAGGAACTCACCGCGTTGCCCATCCTCTACCTCTGCGAATTCTGCCTCAAGTACCTCAAAAGCCTCAAGTGTCTGCAGAGACATTTG ACAAAATGTAATCTAAGACATCCTCCAGGCAACGAGATCTACCGCAAAGGCACCATCTCATTCTTTGAGATTGACGGCAGGAAAAACAAA ACATATTCCCAGAACCTTTGTTTAATTGCAAAGTGTTTCCTGGACCACAAGACCTTGTACTATGACACAGACCCTTTCCTCTTCTACGTAATGACAGAATACGACCCCAAAGGCTTCCATATAGTGGGGTACTTCTCGAAG GAGAAGGAATCAACTGAAGATTATAATGTGGCCTGTATCCTTACCTTACCCCCATACCAGCGGAGAGGCTACGGAAAACTGCTCATTGAGTTCA GTTATGAGCTCTCCAAGGTAGAAGGAAAGACGGGCACTCCTGAAAAGCCACTTTCTGACCTTGGTCTTCTGTCCTATCGCTCCTACTGGTCCCAGACCATCTTGGAAATTCTCATGGGCCTTAAACCTGACAATGGGGAAAGGCCTCAGATAACCATTAA TGAGATCAGTGAAATCACTAGTGTAAAGAAAGAGGATGTTATTTCAACGCTGCAGTACCTCAACCTGATCAACTattacaag GGTCAGTACATCCTGACACTGTCAGAGGACATTGTGGATGGCCATGAAAGAGCGATGCACAAGAGACACCTGCGTATAGATCCAAAATGCCTTCACTTCACACCTAAAGACTGGAGCAAGAGGGGCAAAtggtag